DNA sequence from the Candidatus Planktophila sulfonica genome:
TTTGATGTCATTAGCGGTAAGTTTAGTGCGTGAAATCAGTTATCGCCGAAAACCTTGTAAAGACCTATGACAAAGGCAAAGTCCGCGCACTCGATGGACTTAGCCTGGATGTAGAAGAAGGCACCGTATTAAGTGTTTTAGGACCTAATGGCGCAGGTAAGACAACCGTTGTTCGTATTCTCACAACACTCTTACGCCCAGATTCAGGAAAAGCGAGCGTTGCAGGTATCGATGTCATCAAACATCCTGAAAAGGTCCGCGAAGTAATTGGGCTATCTGGTCAATATGCAGCAGTAGATGAAATTCTCACTGGTTATGACAACTTGGTGATGTTCGGAGAGCTGTATCACTTGGGCAAGAAACAATCAGTTATTCGTGCAAATGAATTACTCGAGCGCTTCTCATTAACTGAAGCTGCAAAGCGCCCCATCAAGACTTATTCAGGTGGAATGCGCCGTCGCCTCGACCTTGCTGCATCACTGATTGTGAAACCAAAAGTTCTCTTCCTCGATGAACCCACAACTGGCCTTGATCCTCGCGGTCGCCAAGAGATGTGGGGAGTTATCCAAGAGCTCGTTAAAGGTGGAGTAACACTTCTATTGACAACTCAATATCTGGAAGAGGCAGATCAACTAGCTGATGAAATCGCTGTTATTGATACCGGCAAGGTAATTGCTCGCGGTACATCTGATGCGCTCAAGAAGCAGGTTGGCGGCGAACGTCTTGAAGTAGTTGTAGAACAGGCCCATGTTGCAAAGACGATGGAGATTGTTGCTGCTGTTAGTGGTCAGAAGCCAGCTCTCGATGAAGGTCTACGTCTGATCTCAGCTCCAGTTTCAACAGGGTCAGCTGCTCTCTTTGAAGTGCTTAAATCACTAGATACAGCAGGAATCCACGCACTCGATGTGGGTCTCAAGCGCCCATCACTTGATGACGTATTCCTTTCATTGACTGGCCACGTAGCTGAGGAGAAGAGCGCATGACAGCGTTAAATGACATCTACATCATTACTCGTCGTCAGCTTCTACTGCTCACCCGCGTACCTGAAGTTCTCATCTTCTCAACCATTCAGCCGGTCATGTTCGTCTTGCTCTTCCGTTATGTATTCGGCGGATCAATCGAGACAGGACAACCTGGGGGATATGTACAGCTCTTGATGCCCGGAATCTTTGTGCAGACCGTTGCATTTACTTTGGCCGGAACTGCTTCTGGCCTTGCTGAAGATATGAAGAAGGGGCTAATCGATCGATTCCGATCACTGCCGATTTCTCAATCCGCGCTCGTTATTGGACGCACACTCGGTGACTCACTTCTTAACATCGTCGTTCTTGCAGTGATGGGTATCGCGGGATATCTCGTTGGATGGCGTCCATCTGCAGGGCTAGCAAATGTTGCACTGGGATTCTTATTTTTACTCTTCTTCGGTTACGCACTCTCTTGGGTGGGCGTACTTGTAGGGCTGTCAGCTAAAGATGCGCGCGTTGTGCAGAACGTCAGCTTTATCGTGACATTCCCACTGACATTCCTATCGAATGCATTTGCACCTACAACAGGTATGCCACGTGCTCTTCAGTACTTTGCAGAGTGGAATCCGGTATCAACAATGGTTGCAGCTTGCCGCGAACTCTTTGGTCTGGAGAATCAATTTGGCGCTACTGCTGGATCATTTCCAAGTGAGCACCCATTGACCACTTCACTGATTTATATGGTCATCATCATGGTGATTTTTATTCCGCTCAGCGTTCGCAAGTACCGTAATTACGCTGACTAGAAAGAGTAATTAGGCGTAGAACTCTGCTGCTTTAATCTCGACCTTGATTTCGCGACCATTAGGTGCGGTGTATGAAACAGTTGCACCGATTTCAGCGCCAAGTACAGCTGCACCAAGTGGAGATTTTTCAGAGTAAACATCGAGATCACCTGATGCGATTTCGCGAGAGCCGATTAAGAACTTCATCTCATCTCCTGCAATTACTGCAGTAACAACCATCCCGGCGCCAACTTTTCCATCGGCGCTTGCAGGTGGTGTTCCAATATGAGCATTCTCGAGCATCTGCTTGAGCTGACGGATACGAGCCTCCATCTTTCCTTGCTCATCGCGTGCTGCGTGGTAGCCACCGTTTTCTTTGAGATCACCTTCAGCGCGAGCTGCTTCAATCTTTGCAGTGATCTCTTTACGACCTTCACCTTCGAGGGTCGCGAGTTCAGCAGCTAAACGATCAGCTGCTTCTTGGGTAAGCCATGTCTGTTGTGAACTCATAGTGGGCAATCCTAGCGCGCACTTTTAAGGGATGAGTCGGCAGCGTTCGATGCCGACATTGACCGCATCAGCACGCGTAGGGATGCTGATTACACGCTGAACATCCTTGGCGCCGGCTTCGATGGTGTCTTCAATCTGCCCCACTACATTCATATCGAAGTCGCGGGCAGCAAGAGTGCAGATAACTTTCTGCGAACCATCTTCACGATAGATTGAATAACGAATTTCTGGGTTACGAGGATCTTGGGTAATAAATGAAATTAACTCACTTCGTAGCGCAGGTTGGGCATGATGAAGTCCTGCCCATAAAAGCCACGCTGCTCCTAGAACTGCAGTGACAGCTGCATATCGAACCCAGGTGCGCGCAGGCTTGATTCCATAACGATCATTGAAATCGAATTGGCTCTTATCCTGCGACATGGGAGAATCTTCTCATGGCTAAAGATGTAGAAGTAGGTGTGGCTGGTTCGCTCACAATGATCGTGCTCTTCACCACGA
Encoded proteins:
- a CDS encoding ATP-binding cassette domain-containing protein, whose amino-acid sequence is MKSVIAENLVKTYDKGKVRALDGLSLDVEEGTVLSVLGPNGAGKTTVVRILTTLLRPDSGKASVAGIDVIKHPEKVREVIGLSGQYAAVDEILTGYDNLVMFGELYHLGKKQSVIRANELLERFSLTEAAKRPIKTYSGGMRRRLDLAASLIVKPKVLFLDEPTTGLDPRGRQEMWGVIQELVKGGVTLLLTTQYLEEADQLADEIAVIDTGKVIARGTSDALKKQVGGERLEVVVEQAHVAKTMEIVAAVSGQKPALDEGLRLISAPVSTGSAALFEVLKSLDTAGIHALDVGLKRPSLDDVFLSLTGHVAEEKSA
- a CDS encoding ABC transporter permease; the encoded protein is MTALNDIYIITRRQLLLLTRVPEVLIFSTIQPVMFVLLFRYVFGGSIETGQPGGYVQLLMPGIFVQTVAFTLAGTASGLAEDMKKGLIDRFRSLPISQSALVIGRTLGDSLLNIVVLAVMGIAGYLVGWRPSAGLANVALGFLFLLFFGYALSWVGVLVGLSAKDARVVQNVSFIVTFPLTFLSNAFAPTTGMPRALQYFAEWNPVSTMVAACRELFGLENQFGATAGSFPSEHPLTTSLIYMVIIMVIFIPLSVRKYRNYAD
- the greA gene encoding transcription elongation factor GreA codes for the protein MSSQQTWLTQEAADRLAAELATLEGEGRKEITAKIEAARAEGDLKENGGYHAARDEQGKMEARIRQLKQMLENAHIGTPPASADGKVGAGMVVTAVIAGDEMKFLIGSREIASGDLDVYSEKSPLGAAVLGAEIGATVSYTAPNGREIKVEIKAAEFYA
- a CDS encoding DUF4307 domain-containing protein, producing the protein MSQDKSQFDFNDRYGIKPARTWVRYAAVTAVLGAAWLLWAGLHHAQPALRSELISFITQDPRNPEIRYSIYREDGSQKVICTLAARDFDMNVVGQIEDTIEAGAKDVQRVISIPTRADAVNVGIERCRLIP